In Rhinoraja longicauda isolate Sanriku21f chromosome 6, sRhiLon1.1, whole genome shotgun sequence, the following proteins share a genomic window:
- the pdcd2l gene encoding programmed cell death protein 2-like codes for MSAPGARPVLLGVRDAAVEEGSRCSWDTSKVGGTADPVPGVTLERPDCCLCSAPLAHLVQVYCPLEGSLYHRTVNVWACVRPECWGRSGGWKVLRSQCGETPGGSKPKKEVPPALTLTDWCEEADDWGEEGCPGAEDEGAPGAGTSALPAAQPDADMSGQTARLQALSLGPGDGRAPLPLSPGPGFVPFYMSVLEEGQLGGSAPLALAHEHSLLHDYEQREGVAAGQSAPWAGAGGAGERYERSEVRHGDAAFAKFLKRISSCPEQVLRYSWSGRPLLLSPLPACADVAAPVCDSCGGPMVFEFQLMPALVSLLRSVDTTEANVEFGTVLVFTCEESCWAPGTGRPREECAVVQADPESAAFTRLLAASPQ; via the exons ATGAGTGCGCCGGGAGCGCGGCCCGTCCTGCTGGGCGTGCGAGACGCGGCGGTGGAGGAGGGGAGCCGCTGCTCCTGGGACACCAGCAAAGTCGGAGGGACAGCG GACCCTGTCCCCGGCGTTACCCTGGAGCGCCCCGACTGCTGTCTGTGTTCTGCCCCCCTGGCTCACCTGGTGCAGGTGTACTGCCCCTTGGAGGGGTCACTCTACCACCGGACGGTCAACGTGTGGGCCTGTGTGCGGCCAGAGTGCTGGGGACGGAGTGGGGG CTGGAAGGTTCTGCGATCTCAGTGCGGAGAGACTCCGGGTGGATCAAAGCCAAAGAAG gaggtgcccccggcGCTCACCCTGACGGACTGGTGCGAGGAGGCGGACGACTGGGGTGAGGAGGGATGTCCGGGCGCGGAGGACGAGGGAGCGCCAGGAGCCGGGACGTCTGCACTCCCGGCCGCCCAGCCAGACGCAGACATGAGCGGCCAGACTGCCAGACTGCAGGCGCTGAGTCTGGGACCAGGGGACGGGCGGGCCCCGCTGCCCCTCTCCCCCGGGCCCGGCTTCGTGCCCTTCTACATGTCGGTGCTGGAAGAGGGGCAACTGGGAGGGAGCGCCCCCCTGGCCCTCGCCCACGAACACAGTCTCCTGCACGACTACGAGCAGAGAGAGGGGGTCGCCGCCGGGCAATCCGCACCCTG GGCTGGGGCCGGCGGGGCCGGGGAGAGGTACGAGAGGAGTGAAGTGCGACACGGCGACGCTGCCTTCGCCAAGTTCTTGAAGCGCATCTCCAGCTGCCCGGAGCAGGTCCTGCG GTACAGCTGGAGTGGCCGGCCGTTGCTGCTATCCCCTCTGCCGGCCTGTGCAGACGTCGCCGCTCCTGTGTGCGACAGTTGTGGAGGTCCCATGGTTTTTGAGTTCCAGCTGATGCCGGCCTTGGTCAGTCTGCTGCGGAGTGTGGACACCACGG AAGCGAATGTGGAGTTTGGCACTGTGCTGGTGTTCACCTGTGAGGAGAGTTGCTGGGCCCCTGGTACAGGGCGACCCAGGGAGGAATGTGCGGTGGTGCAAGCAGATCCCGAATCGGCCGCCTTCACTCGACTTCTCGCAGCCTCACCTCAataa